From Terriglobales bacterium, a single genomic window includes:
- the amrA gene encoding AmmeMemoRadiSam system protein A — protein MSQLPSDSATHISAAPAEFSTEERSALLALAHQAIAASLHGTELKALAPYSHLEENRGAFTTLYLEGELRGCVGYVFPIYPLYRAVTEAAVAAAFHDIRFPPVTPEEAPLLKIEISVLSPLQPIACEEIEIGRHGLVLTYGTRRGLLLPQVPVEHGWDRRIFLEQTCLKAGAPPDAWQRGAVMEAFTAEVFGE, from the coding sequence ATGTCGCAATTACCTAGCGACAGCGCGACCCACATCTCAGCCGCCCCTGCAGAATTTTCGACGGAAGAACGCAGCGCTCTGCTGGCGCTGGCGCACCAGGCGATTGCAGCAAGCCTTCACGGAACTGAGTTGAAGGCGCTGGCGCCATACAGCCATCTGGAAGAAAACCGGGGCGCGTTCACTACGCTTTATCTCGAAGGCGAGCTGCGCGGTTGCGTCGGCTACGTATTTCCCATCTACCCGCTGTACCGTGCGGTCACAGAAGCCGCAGTGGCTGCTGCATTTCACGACATCCGATTTCCACCGGTAACTCCGGAAGAAGCGCCACTGCTTAAAATCGAGATCAGCGTGCTCTCACCGCTGCAGCCGATTGCGTGCGAGGAAATCGAGATCGGGCGGCACGGCCTGGTCCTCACCTATGGCACGCGACGCGGGTTGCTGCTGCCGCAAGTGCCGGTCGAACACGGATGGGACCGGCGGATTTTCCTCGAGCAAACCTGCCTCAAGGCCGGTGCGCCGCCCGACGCCTGGCAGCGCGGTGCGGTGATGGAAGCCTTCACCGCGGAAGTGTTTGGGGAATGA
- the pgsA gene encoding CDP-diacylglycerol--glycerol-3-phosphate 3-phosphatidyltransferase, whose protein sequence is MNLPNYITLTRIFAVPVLIWILSSSRFAMGVRGEREVLASAVFIAASITDGLDGYLARRRHQITTMGMLLDPLADKLLIAAAFVTLVQLNPSVVPAWMAVVIIGREFLVSGLRSIAAQQGFTIDASDLGKVKMVVQIVVVVLCILDHRWLQWEFGRFVFPLDVLARVGIWFMVTLSLVSAVDYFAAFWFKIDRQVVRRQRRAFILSRRRKRDVAIT, encoded by the coding sequence TTGAACCTTCCGAACTACATTACGCTTACCCGCATATTCGCCGTTCCGGTGCTGATCTGGATCCTGTCCTCCAGTCGGTTCGCGATGGGCGTGCGCGGGGAGCGCGAAGTGCTGGCCTCGGCGGTATTCATTGCCGCGTCAATTACGGACGGACTTGACGGCTACCTGGCCCGGCGGCGCCACCAGATCACCACCATGGGCATGCTGCTGGATCCGCTGGCGGACAAACTGCTGATCGCCGCCGCGTTCGTCACGTTGGTGCAACTGAATCCGAGCGTGGTGCCGGCGTGGATGGCGGTGGTGATCATTGGACGCGAGTTCCTGGTCAGCGGGCTGCGCTCCATTGCCGCGCAACAGGGCTTCACCATTGACGCCAGCGACCTGGGCAAGGTGAAGATGGTGGTGCAGATCGTGGTCGTGGTGCTCTGCATTCTCGACCACCGCTGGCTGCAATGGGAGTTCGGCCGCTTCGTCTTCCCGCTGGATGTGCTGGCGCGGGTGGGCATCTGGTTCATGGTGACGCTGTCGCTGGTCTCAGCGGTCGATTACTTCGCCGCGTTCTGGTTCAAGATCGATCGGCAAGTGGTACGCCGGCAGCGCCGCGCGTTTATCCTGAGCCGGCGGAGAAAGCGTGATGTCGCAATTACCTAG
- the dinB gene encoding DNA polymerase IV, which translates to MRTVFHVDMDAFFVSVEELFDPSLKGKAVVVGGQREERGVVAAANYEARKFGVHSAMPLRTAAKLLPAEAVFVDGHPDRYRECSHQVLEVLTTFSPAVEMASIDEAYLDMTGTERLHGPPLRAAHNLHAAMKKKTQLNCSIGIASSRLVAKVASDQAKRNGVLQVLPGCEASFLSPLAIRKIPGVGRVTEQNLHAMSIFKVGDLAKLEDGVLEERFGKWGLALAGKARGEDAGGWFDSEIGEDVGAKSISHEHTFNEDTAELPQLESTLAHLSEMVGRRLREAGLHARTIQLKLRYQDFTTITRAHTLATATQLDTEISEQVRSLFRRNWRAGGKVRLLGVQASSLETVEGQIGLLDAERHQRWHQALSAADRLRDKFGESAVSLASGMSGTFRERTHENPAALPGKKKDKDMG; encoded by the coding sequence GTGCGCACCGTATTCCATGTCGATATGGACGCGTTCTTCGTTTCGGTCGAGGAACTGTTTGATCCCTCGCTGAAGGGGAAAGCGGTCGTAGTTGGCGGGCAGCGGGAAGAGCGCGGCGTGGTGGCGGCGGCCAATTATGAAGCGCGCAAGTTCGGCGTGCACTCGGCGATGCCACTGCGCACCGCCGCCAAACTGCTTCCCGCGGAAGCTGTATTCGTGGATGGCCACCCCGACCGGTACCGCGAGTGCTCGCACCAAGTGCTGGAAGTGCTGACGACTTTTTCGCCGGCCGTGGAAATGGCTTCCATCGACGAAGCCTACCTCGACATGACCGGCACGGAGCGATTGCACGGCCCGCCGTTGCGCGCCGCGCACAACCTTCACGCCGCGATGAAGAAGAAGACGCAGCTGAATTGTTCCATCGGCATAGCCAGTTCGCGACTGGTGGCCAAGGTTGCGTCCGACCAGGCCAAGCGCAATGGCGTGCTGCAGGTGCTGCCGGGCTGTGAGGCGTCGTTCCTGTCGCCCCTCGCCATTCGAAAAATTCCGGGTGTGGGCAGGGTCACGGAGCAGAACCTGCACGCCATGTCTATTTTCAAAGTCGGCGACCTGGCAAAGCTGGAAGATGGCGTGCTCGAGGAGCGGTTCGGAAAGTGGGGGCTGGCGCTGGCCGGCAAAGCGCGTGGCGAAGATGCCGGCGGCTGGTTCGACAGCGAAATTGGAGAAGATGTCGGGGCGAAGTCCATCAGCCACGAACATACCTTCAACGAAGACACCGCAGAACTGCCGCAGCTGGAATCCACGCTGGCACACTTGAGCGAAATGGTAGGGCGTAGGCTGCGGGAAGCCGGGCTGCACGCTCGCACCATTCAACTCAAGCTGCGTTACCAGGATTTTACGACCATCACGCGGGCGCACACCCTGGCCACTGCAACGCAGTTGGACACGGAGATCAGCGAGCAGGTGCGGTCCCTGTTTCGACGCAACTGGCGCGCGGGGGGCAAAGTGCGATTGCTGGGAGTGCAGGCGTCGTCGCTGGAGACCGTCGAGGGCCAGATAGGCTTACTGGACGCCGAACGGCACCAGCGTTGGCATCAGGCGCTTTCCGCGGCCGACCGTCTGCGCGACAAGTTCGGGGAATCCGCGGTCTCGCTGGCCAGCGGGATGAGCGGGACATTCCGCGAGCGCACGCACGAAAATCCCGCCGCGCTGCCGGGGAAAAAGAAAGACAAAGACATGGGCTAG
- a CDS encoding Glu/Leu/Phe/Val dehydrogenase — protein sequence MNSTTVNIEQEINPWEAQRARFETAAHKLNLDPGLMKVLSLPSREIIVHIPVQMDNGTLEVFTGFRVQHSVVRGPGKGGIRYAPDVSLDEVRALASWMTWKCAVVNIPFGGAKGGVICDPKKMSMGELERMTRRYTAELIEFIGPEKDVPAPDVNTNEQIMAWIMDTYSMHMRQTVTAVVTGKPLNMGGSRGRREATGRGVMVVCDEALKKLKLNRDETRVIIQGFGNVGSNAARLMYEAGYKIIGIVEFDGGLSNPTGIDIDALWEYRYRTGSIHGFPGAEAMDPQQLFLSECDILVPAAIENVITSRNADRVKCKILCEGANGPTTAAADEILADKKIFVIPDILANAGGVTTSYFEWVQDRQGYFWKESMVNEQLEHIMRSSFEDVVRYAETHNVNNRIAAYMLAIDRVAYCLKQRGIYA from the coding sequence ATGAACAGCACGACGGTCAACATCGAACAGGAAATCAACCCGTGGGAAGCGCAGCGCGCGCGCTTTGAAACCGCCGCGCACAAGCTCAATCTCGATCCCGGGTTGATGAAGGTGCTGAGCCTGCCCAGTCGCGAGATCATCGTCCACATTCCGGTGCAGATGGACAATGGGACGCTGGAGGTATTCACCGGGTTCCGGGTGCAACATTCTGTGGTGCGCGGGCCGGGCAAAGGCGGCATTCGCTATGCTCCCGACGTCAGCCTCGATGAAGTCCGCGCGCTCGCCAGCTGGATGACGTGGAAGTGCGCGGTGGTCAATATTCCTTTCGGCGGCGCCAAGGGCGGGGTGATCTGCGATCCGAAGAAAATGTCGATGGGCGAGCTGGAGCGAATGACGCGCCGCTACACCGCGGAGCTGATTGAATTCATCGGGCCCGAAAAGGACGTTCCAGCGCCTGACGTCAATACCAATGAGCAGATCATGGCGTGGATCATGGACACCTACTCCATGCACATGCGGCAGACAGTGACCGCGGTGGTGACCGGCAAACCTCTGAACATGGGCGGGTCGCGGGGGCGTCGCGAAGCCACGGGCCGCGGCGTGATGGTGGTCTGCGACGAAGCCTTGAAGAAACTGAAGCTGAACCGCGATGAGACGCGCGTGATCATACAGGGCTTCGGAAACGTGGGTTCGAATGCGGCGCGCCTGATGTACGAAGCCGGCTACAAGATCATCGGAATCGTCGAATTCGATGGCGGTCTCTCCAACCCCACTGGCATCGATATCGACGCGCTGTGGGAGTACCGCTACCGGACCGGCAGCATTCACGGGTTCCCGGGCGCGGAAGCGATGGACCCGCAGCAGCTTTTCCTGAGCGAATGCGACATCCTGGTGCCGGCGGCAATTGAAAATGTGATTACCAGCCGCAACGCGGACCGGGTGAAGTGCAAGATCCTGTGCGAAGGGGCCAACGGACCTACCACTGCCGCGGCCGACGAGATTCTCGCCGACAAGAAAATCTTCGTGATTCCCGACATCTTGGCCAATGCCGGCGGCGTGACCACCTCGTACTTCGAATGGGTGCAGGACCGGCAGGGATACTTCTGGAAAGAATCCATGGTGAACGAGCAGCTGGAACACATCATGCGGAGCTCGTTTGAGGACGTGGTGCGATACGCCGAAACGCACAACGTGAATAACCGTATCGCGGCATACATGTTGGCCATCGACCGGGTGGCGTACTGCCTGAAGCAGCGCGGAATATACGCCTGA